The following is a genomic window from Puntigrus tetrazona isolate hp1 chromosome 20, ASM1883169v1, whole genome shotgun sequence.
TGTGCCCTTTAGATAGATCCATGTAGTTCTATCATTGAAAAAAAACGCACAAATATTAACAAAGAGATAATTATAAACATATCAGAATTCTAATCATGCCAGTAGAGATTTGTTTTAGTATCAAACTAAAGCAGTACTGAAGACATCCAGAACTTTGTTCACCCTTTGCCGAAAAGTAACAAAGGGAAGTTTCCTGGGATCTATCACTACTGTGTCCCAACCTACCACGAGGAACTGGATCTCATCCAGCAGTTTGCCATTGTTGGTGTTGCTGATTTGGATGAGACGGTTGCTCTGGGAAATCTGGTCCATCTGTTCCTTCACGCTCTGCAGCATCTCCTCATAACTGAGCAACTTCCCCTCTATGTTGTCCACCTCTGCCAGAGCCTGATCCAGCAGCTGCATCAGGATGTTCACCTGTTTCTCAGAGGCCATGATGGATTGGATGTTAGCCTAAGGAGAGAAGAACAAAGATTACTATtcacaacagcaaaataaactCATAACAAGTGCAATCAATATTTTCCACTGTATCTAGTGCTAACACACCAGTGTTTTACTTTAGAAAATGATTAAACTCACCCCATCCAGGACCTGCAGTTCACGGGAAAGTTTCTCAGCAAAGGCCTCTGCATTGGAAATGGCGTACTCACAGACCTCCATCATGCCCTCAATGTCCTGCTCCTCACGGGCATTCAGCTCCTGGTAGTCATCCAGAGCATCCTCATCTCCCCCTGCAACACTCTGACTCTCTCCACTCGGGACCGACTCTGAGAAAAAGGAAAGATACATAAAAATAGTGCTCTTAGTAAAGAAATCCACTACTTAGGCTATTTTTCCAACTCCCTTAAAggtaaacagttgagttttgccatttttgaagcaattcagccgatctccaggCCTGGCagttacttcttttttttttttactattagctgtagcttagcatagatcattgaatatgatgacaaaaaaaatgacaaaagagtttcaatattttttggtttttaaaaccTAACTCTTCTATAGTTACCCTGTGTACTTGGACTGACGGAaaatgctaagctacagctaaaagtgctaccgccagacCCGGAAAACGTCTGAACgaattcaaaaatggtaaagcTCAACTGTCTAACTATAGGTAAACTGGAAAATGTGAcgatttccaaaaaagtggcaTGTTCCTTTAACGTCAAATTACTGTATATGCTATCATTCAAAAGtcaacaagattttttttttttaaagaaactattatatatgttatatgacataatatttactgttatatgacagtaaagacttttaataatccaaatgaatgctgttaaattttgaaaatgttgctttgctgttacatgtttaaatatcatttaaaaatatatacatttacatatatatatatttacaacattactatttttactgtatttgtgatttaataaatgcagccttactGAGCATGTTGTACTTTCATAAAACAtatccaaacttttgaatggtagtgtatgtgtgcatatgagTATATGAACTAAACTACTCCAAGTATCACACGTACACAAACACATCTAAAGAGTGAGCAGTGGGTAAATGTTCCCAGAAATCTGTGGGATTAAGCAaaatgaattaatgtgaagaacgaaaaacaattaataatggGAAAATAATAGCAGGAGGTGGAAACTGGATCAGGGAAACAGATGAGGATGAAAGATGGATGAAAAAATAGGGTACAAACCTTCAGCTTTAGGAAGCTCTGGCCAGTGAGAGATTTAGAAAGAACAGCAGAGATCAGTTTAAAGCATTAAGGGACACTCAAAAAGACACACTGTAGAATCCCAAAGAGCtcagaaaaagacagagagagaatacTAGCAAGAGAAACTAGTTTGAGTGCTACCACTGCAAATGTAATAGTTCTACATTCAAGCTTTCAGACTCTTTTAGAATTAcatattagaaacacactggtAGTCTTATCAACATGCTATTCATCTCTCACAACACCAGGAGCAGCAGTGACACACACCTTCCAGCAGCTGTGGACTGACGTTCACAAACTCCACTTTCTTCCGAAGGTAGCGCTGGTTCAGCTTCCAGATACACGAGATGAACGAATTTTTTTCTGCGGTGCTGCTCGCCACCCAGCGATAAACCTTCTCAAAATGAAGGTCAAACTCTGGGTTCTCCTGAAGGATGGAGAAGTCCAagatatgctttttaaaaatgtattttaagtgaGTCTTCAGTGGTGGAAAaagtaatgttacatttaaattaaattggcAACTGGTGCCAATATTGGAAACTAAACtaatatcaaaattaatttgttaaataaaagtatgaatattgaaatgaaaaagaaaaaagaaaagactgaaataaatttaaacgtGAAGCACTAAAATACTAAATTGAAgcttgtatgtttttaattagtataTAAATTATAGCAAAGTAGAACTATTAAGTaactaaatatgtatatgtatttaagttaacttcaaaatttaaatatatatacattaatattgaatattatgaatatataataaataattttatagcaTACAAATAACAcccaaataatgaaataatactgTATGCAATATCATCCAATTAACAAACTGAAACagttcatatatatgtattcataATATTTAGTAACAGTTATTTTATTGCTGATCGTTAGTTCATGTTTGAATTGAACCCTTTCGCTCTGACCTTATTGGCATCTTTGGCATCAACTTCTGTCAGGTCCCGTAGTTCCCATGCCATCTGTCTCTTATAGAAATCTCCTTTATCGGACTTCTTCACTTTCACCACCTTCACCTGCACTGGGCGCTCTGTGGTCACTAGATGACAACAGAATTGACAGGTAAAATAAACCATAAAGATAGTTTATGGATCTGTGACATGGATCTGTGTTTCTACCCTACCTGTAGCACACAGGAAAcagttcttcttctttttccctGCCTTGCAGACATTGACGATGCTCAGCAGACGCTCATCGTTGGGGGTTAAAATATCCCTCTGAAGGGCATGCTTGATGGCAGTCATGTTTAATCCTGAAATAAAAGCACAACTGGctcaatgcatttgtttttactaaACAAATGTAAGCTGGAAGGGCCCTCTGCTCGTTCTTTATTATGCAAAATTCTGATTATTGCAGACAGGTCATCTGTTCGGAACAATAACCGAGTatacaaaacacaatataacattaaaaacatggcTGAAGCATGAAGGCAAACAAAGGTGTTTACTACAATTAAAAGATCACATTTATTCATGTAGGTAAAGGTATATTTGCCCTTCATTAAGAGAAATGTACTAGAATCTATTATAGTGATTCCATGTAAATACCACAGTATATGAATATGCTAATTATTGATCAATATGACATACATCCGAATAATAGGTAAATACCGTCAGCTGCAGAGTAACGTTAATACTTTTCTTAAAAGCAGAGTTCGCGATCGATTTTCGTGACGATTCTTTAAATCTCAGTTTATATAACTATGTTTCGTACATAGATGAATATGTCTTTATTGTTGTAGGTAGATGTTTTATGAAAGGTCAGCTGACAGAGTAAACAGCGCAGCGCTCTTTTCCGGAAGCAAATAAACTGCGACGTTAGTCGAATCTTACCTTACGTTTATCCACCTGAGCAATGAAAATGGCTTTAACCTGTATTTGTTcagaataaaagctttttatatatatataaatatcacatCAGCTGTCAGGGACCCAGCCCTGAGAGCAGTGTGAACACGAAAACTGTATGCTTCCTGCTTCCGGTTGGAGTTTCCAAAGTAAAAGTCTCTTAATACCACGTCgtgtgttaaaataattattgtggATGATATGTTTACGATATATTGGAGAatgattttaattcaaaatatcctGTGTTCATATAACGTTAATGTGAACTGATGATCAGTAATATATCAGAGCTGTAAGCATATCATCCAGACAGTTTATCAGCTCTGTCCCTATCTCTTGcggtaaaataaagataaatcgGCTCATGGCCCATGTGGTCAAAAATGCAAACTATAAAAAGGAGCTGATTTGTGTGTGGatggtaataataaaatgaaatcaaagaaCACACAACAACTTCCTACTTTTCCGTACAGTGCATTTAagattaagtgtttaatcttagCATTATTAATTACTAGCActctatttgatactgttcagtgctttgacacaaactACATCGttaaaaaagctatataaataaaagtgattgtttgattgaattaatcatttattagtgctttgGCAATAAACTGACTACAGGAAATAGATAATCTTATCAGTGCCCTGATAATGCTTATATAAAACTAAGATCCCCTCTACTCAGCAGCATCTCAAGATGAAGTCAGAActtctgctggtgttggtcttGTCTCTCTGTGTGAGCAGTAAACCCTTTTCCAAAAGAACGACGTATAATAAGTTGCTGCTTATCTCCTTTGATGGTTTCAGGTGGGATTATGATCAAGATGCGAACACACCAAATCTAGACGAACTGGTCAAAGAAGGAGTCAAggcaaaatacataaatcccCCAGCGATCACCATGACATCTCCATCACACTTTACAACTATTACTGGTAAGGCTCGACTTTCTGCTTATTTATATCTGATTGGCTTTGTGTGTAGccagaatacaaaaaaataaatcaaaatcaatTCAGATGCCTAATTCATTCAGTCACACAGTTGGTAGCTATAATTTTGTAATCCGTACTGAAtattatgacatttaaaacaatggtTGATTTAAATTCAGATATGATTTGGTCTGGTTACAGTATCACTGTATGTTTTGCATCAGTAAAAAATCAGACACTGACAGAAACAACTCATACTTCCagtaatttgatattttaataaactgagtttaataaacttaataatttaatgaatacaaatacatacatatatatatatatattacacatttaataaattttaaattaaccaAAAAATGATGTAATGAATGTCTATAATATTATAACTTATACtgtttaatacaatttatatatattatttatatatgttatatatatattatttattatattattttatgtaattttgtaaaaagaataataataataaaataaatattaattataagtgcatatatttatgcatCTGCTTTACCAGTTTGCTCTGTGTTAATGTACATATTCTTGTCCAGTATGCAATATCATGTTCAAAGTCTGTCTTGTAAAAGCTGCTGAGCACACACTGTCTGGGTCAATTACCTAAACCTCATTAAATGACATGCAAAATCTCACAGTAAGCACAAGCTCCAACTTCAAGGTTATTTACATAATCAGTGTTCCTTGTTCATAAACCTTGCTCAGTTGGCCAATTTACAGTTGACATTATGTGTATCATGTCATGTGTAAGAAAGCGGTAAGAAAAGTGGGTTTACATGCATACTGCCATCACAAGTAACCacagtttatttaaacacacaatttGACCACAAAAACGTATctgtgttaaatgttaaaatgttaaatgtatgcTTATTATATATAGTAAGATATAATAGTATGATTGTaccttattcttttttttctcagggaGATGGATAGAGGATCATGGTGTCGTCCATAACCTAATGTTTAATGATAAAACTGGCTTGAGAGTTCCTCACAAGGCAACACTGAAAAGATCCGAATGGTGGGATAATGGCGCCTTGCCCCTGTGGATAACAGCTCAGAATCAGGTGAACTTCACATTCCTTGTATGACACTTTACATTAAGTggcctttctttttcttttcttatcaGTTAAGTACATTAGGATTTAATGTTGTATCTTATGttactaaataaatagttattgCATTGTTGTGTATGTAATGTTATGTaacaccatgatggtgttttgtatttgtgtgcacCTTATATAgcaattatttagcatttagctGGAAAAGCTACATGTTCGGTCATGTGGTTTTCTCTTTGGCCAGTGTTTTGGATATTAGTGTTTTATGAAAGGTACTAAACAGATTTTAGTATTTCAGTAGGTTGGTACTtacattatttcagttaatcaaatataatcaatgttttttactgaaaatgttaGTTAAATCACTAAACCCTAAAAACTTGCAATGTTCTGGTAACCACAGCTGTTGTTACTgttgggttttgtttttgttgtttttttgccataaatTTTACAGATGCTCCTTAACATGTTCCTTACATATTTActtacagtgtaattaaatatgtcaaataGAAGCATTTCtcattcaaaatgaattaaCAAGCAATACCAGACTGCTCTTAAATAATGTCTCCTATATATTTCAAAGGGTCTGAAAACAGCATCTTTCTTTTACCCTGGTGGAGGAGTGAATTACAGTGGCCAAGCTGTGGATCGTTTCCTGGTGGAAGATCACGGGCTACCTGATGACAATGAGACAGAGTGGCGGCAGAACATCGACACTGTGATGGGATGGTTCGCAAAAGAGGACTTTGACTTTGTCACCCTTTACTATGGAGAACCAGACAACGTTGGTCACAATTTTGGCCCCGAAACCCCAGAGAGAATAAAGATCATTGAACAGATCGACCGCACTGTTGGTTACCTCAGGGAGGCGATTCACAAAAACGGTCTGACTGATCATCTTAACGTCATTCTGACCTCAGACCATGGCATGACCACCGTTAAAATGGCTAATACGGTTAATGAGATAAAACTTAGCAATTACATGAGTTTATTAAATCTATCCCGCTTTGACCTGCTCGACTACGGTGGGTTTGGGATGATCACACCTAGGGAGGGCAAACAACAGGAAGTGTATGATGCCCTGAAGAACGCACACCCCAATCTGACGGTCTATAAGAAAGAAGAGATACCAGAACACTTTCACATACGCAAACATGAGAGAATTCAGCCCATCGTTCTCCTGGCTGACCTGGGCTTCAATATCAACTCTGTAAGTTTctctttgaaaataaataaatcactcatTTCAgtcagtttgaaaaaaaaagcttaaataatacaattctgtAGTCAAACGTGCTAATTGTGATAATAGCGTCACGTTATTTAGCCAGTTTACAGTCtgtattagtaaaataaataatactgtatatcATAAACCATTCAAATTGTGAAAGACTTTATGATTGAAACATTATTTcgtttctatttgaaatagaaatcttttagaacattataaatgtctttgctgtcacgTTTAAATAGTAATTACTGCTTAAAGCTAAATATAGATCACTGTACGGAGGTAGGGTACATTTATTACTCTAActttttgtttgctgtttgtGCAGAGGATCATTTTGCATATCAACAAAGGAGATCATGGATTCAGTAATGAGGAAATTGATATGAAAATGATCTTTCGAGCCTTTGGGCCAGACTTCAGGAACAACTTCTTGGCTGAGCCATTTGACAGCGTCAGCATCTATCCGTTGATGTGCAAGCTGTTGGGTGTAGTCCCCGAAGCAAACAATGGAAGTCTCAGCGACACCAGAGACATGCTAGTGGATAACTCTGATGCTGGTAAGCATTTGAATTGACTTTCAGAAGGagtttcattcaaaaaaaaaagttgtgtctCATCAGTAGGAAAGATCATTTCAACCATTTAgctttagaaaatgtaatacCAGAATAATGACattaactgttattttttttgcaggtggGAGCGGTGAAAGAATCAAGGTGTCTTTTAGTCTTCTGGCACTAATGATAATTATCTTAACCTTAATTTGAAGAGATCTGCAATCAGCAAGACCAGAATACATTTAAACTAACAATACTACCAATCACGAATGCCAGTTAAACACTCGTTTCAGTGATGAATGCGAAGGTGATAAGTGAACTTTTcctttcatatttattatataaagtaaaataatacaagttggacgtttgttttattgtgcacacatttatgaaatatatcaaacatGGTCACAATGGTCGccaaaagtgaaagtgaaaaatgtaattatgtttaaaatgtatttgtgattTGCTAAActtcagattttatttacatgcgagtttttataaaaatcccTTAACCCCACATATTCCACTTCCCTTTAAgtgcattcaaaacataaatacacattccTTTTAAGCTTAGAGTACTGAAAAAAATAGGAAAGCAATATTGTACACAGTATAATACACAGAagtcaacatatatatatttctaggCATTATGTACATTTCATGCAcaagaaatattacatttaaattatccATAGGTACATGAGGGTGGATTTTAGTTTGTGTTCTTGATTACATATTACTgtatgtatattacataaacttgttaaaaaaatactcacAAGTTTCACTGAATGCAAACAAAATTTGTTTGGGTATTTTGATCGAAATCAAACCCAGTTCTGCAAACCTTTTTACATCTGTTATCGTATTCACTGCGTCACTGTTTCGTAAGCATCTCATTAATGATGCTAAACTGACATCTGCccgttttaaaaatatataccaaatgaaaaattcatataaaatgttggtaaaaaattaaagatatttcAGACATCTTTTCAAACATACCAACTGCCCTTAACTAGGATGCACAGGTGGCAGATTTTTGGTACCGACTGGTACTAAAGAAGAGTACTAAAAGAGTCATGCCAGTCATGCTCATTGCCAGTCTTCATCCTGCTCATCATCCAGCTCTACGGAGCTTTCCTCAGCTCCACTACTCTCTTCGTGCCCTCCTCTTTGGGTCTCCTTCCTCCTCGCTGCCTCCAGCATCTCCTGCCGTGCCTTAGCAGCCCgctcctcctcttctctttgGCGCTGAGCTGCTGCCTTCTTCTCCTGCTCGGCGTGACTCTTCATGTGAGCGCTGCGACTCTTCACCTTATAGAACACCCTGTAAATACAGAGCTCATTAGAATTTATTCAAGTCAGGaaactgcttaaaa
Proteins encoded in this region:
- the zgc:153896 gene encoding ectonucleotide pyrophosphatase/phosphodiesterase family member 7, giving the protein MKSELLLVLVLSLCVSSKPFSKRTTYNKLLLISFDGFRWDYDQDANTPNLDELVKEGVKAKYINPPAITMTSPSHFTTITGRWIEDHGVVHNLMFNDKTGLRVPHKATLKRSEWWDNGALPLWITAQNQGLKTASFFYPGGGVNYSGQAVDRFLVEDHGLPDDNETEWRQNIDTVMGWFAKEDFDFVTLYYGEPDNVGHNFGPETPERIKIIEQIDRTVGYLREAIHKNGLTDHLNVILTSDHGMTTVKMANTVNEIKLSNYMSLLNLSRFDLLDYGGFGMITPREGKQQEVYDALKNAHPNLTVYKKEEIPEHFHIRKHERIQPIVLLADLGFNINSRIILHINKGDHGFSNEEIDMKMIFRAFGPDFRNNFLAEPFDSVSIYPLMCKLLGVVPEANNGSLSDTRDMLVDNSDAGGSGERIKVSFSLLALMIIILTLI